In the Eptesicus fuscus isolate TK198812 chromosome 12, DD_ASM_mEF_20220401, whole genome shotgun sequence genome, one interval contains:
- the GP9 gene encoding platelet glycoprotein IX yields MPAWGALFLLWATVEATKDCPAPCTCQALETMGLWVDCRGRGLTALPALPAHTRHLLLANNSLRSVPPGAFDHMVQLQTLDVTQNPWHCDCSLTYLHLWLEDHTPEALLDVRCASPSFATLHPLGQLTGYELGNCGWQLQKPWAYPWVWWDVALVVVVIMGLFLLAGILCTAREPLLLGSFFRLSGQA; encoded by the coding sequence ATGCCTGCCTGGGGGGCCCTGTTCCTGCTCTGGGCCACCGTAGAAGCCACAAAGGACTGCCCTGCACCATGCACCTGCCAGGCCCTGGAAACcatggggctgtgggtggactgCAGGGGCCGAGGGCTCACAGCCttgcctgccctgccagcccacACCCGCCACCTCCTGCTGGCCAATAACAGCCTTCGTTCTGTGCCTCCCGGTGCCTTCGACCACATGGTCCAGCTGCAGACACTCGACGTGACACAGAACCCCTGGCACTGTGACTGCAGCCTCACCTACCTGCACCTCTGGCTGGAGGACCACACACCAGAGGCCCTGCTGGATGTCCGCTGTGCCAGCCCCAGCTTTGCCACCCTCCACCCACTGGGCCAGCTCACAGGCTATGAGCTGGGCAACTGCGGCTGGCAGCTACAGAAACCTTGGGCCTATCCATGGGTCTGGTGGGATGTGGCACTGGTTGTTGTGGTCATAATGGGCCTGTTTCTCTTGGCAGGTATACTGTGCACTGCCAGAGAGCCCCTGCTCCTAGGGTCGTTCTTCAGGCTGAGtggccaggcctga